A genomic segment from Verrucomicrobiota bacterium encodes:
- a CDS encoding TIM barrel protein, producing MNTIISRRNALKTVATASAAFSLAERLGAAEKATKGRIRHSVCKWCYPKVSLEDLCREGKAMGLQSVELLEVQDFPVVKKHGLDCAMVSGVPGGITEGLNRIEHHDKIVAFYEKVAPQVAAAGFKNIICFSGNRKGMSDAQGLENCALGLKRIMPVVEKHGVVAVMELLNSRVNHPDYMCDKSAWGVELCRRVGSQHFKLLYDIYHMQIMEGDIIATIRKHHAFFGHYHTGGVPGRHEIDESQELYYPAIMKAIADTGFKGFVAQEFIPARTDALASLRQGVQICDV from the coding sequence ATGAACACGATCATCTCCCGTCGAAACGCCTTGAAAACCGTCGCCACCGCATCCGCCGCATTCTCCCTGGCCGAACGGCTTGGCGCGGCCGAGAAAGCCACGAAGGGCCGGATCCGGCATTCCGTGTGCAAATGGTGCTACCCCAAGGTTAGCCTCGAAGACTTGTGCCGCGAGGGCAAAGCCATGGGCCTGCAATCCGTCGAATTGCTGGAGGTCCAGGATTTTCCCGTGGTGAAAAAGCATGGACTCGATTGCGCCATGGTCAGCGGCGTTCCGGGAGGCATCACGGAAGGGCTCAATCGAATCGAGCATCATGACAAGATCGTGGCCTTCTACGAAAAAGTGGCCCCGCAGGTCGCCGCCGCCGGTTTCAAAAACATCATCTGCTTTTCAGGAAACCGCAAAGGCATGTCCGACGCGCAAGGACTTGAGAATTGCGCGCTTGGCTTGAAACGGATCATGCCGGTGGTCGAAAAACATGGCGTCGTCGCCGTCATGGAACTGCTCAACAGCCGGGTGAATCACCCGGACTACATGTGCGACAAAAGCGCGTGGGGCGTGGAACTTTGCCGGCGAGTCGGATCCCAGCACTTCAAGCTCCTTTACGACATTTACCACATGCAAATCATGGAGGGTGATATCATCGCCACCATCCGGAAGCATCACGCCTTTTTTGGTCATTACCACACGGGAGGGGTTCCCGGACGCCACGAAATCGACGAATCCCAGGAGCTCTATTACCCCGCCATCATGAAAGCCATCGCGGACACCGGATTCAAAGGTTTCGTCGCCCAAGAATTCATCCCCGCACGGACGGACGCGCTGGCCTCGCTTCGGCAAGGTGTGCAAATCTGCGACGTCTAG
- a CDS encoding uracil-DNA glycosylase family protein, whose amino-acid sequence MARESSLDRLLAEIRSCRVCEAHLPFPPRPILRASRSARVLIIGQAPGMKVQLTGIPWNDPSGDRLRSWMNVTREAFYDEGRIALVPTGFCYPGKGRGGDLPPRPECAPLWHPRLHSELEGVQLTLLVGACAQAYYLGDRGRDSLAETVKAARDYLPRFLPLPHPSPRNLRWFKNHPWFEAEIVPLLRDRLTVVFTNSTRSPHDS is encoded by the coding sequence ATGGCACGAGAGAGCTCGTTGGATCGTTTGTTGGCTGAGATTCGTTCCTGTCGCGTGTGCGAGGCGCACTTGCCCTTTCCACCAAGGCCGATTCTCAGAGCCTCCCGCTCGGCCCGAGTTCTGATCATCGGCCAGGCGCCGGGCATGAAAGTGCAGCTCACAGGCATTCCATGGAATGACCCTTCCGGCGATCGGTTGAGGTCGTGGATGAACGTGACCCGGGAGGCGTTCTACGACGAAGGCAGGATCGCCTTGGTTCCGACAGGTTTTTGTTATCCGGGCAAGGGCAGGGGAGGAGACTTGCCGCCGCGTCCGGAATGCGCGCCCCTCTGGCATCCGCGATTGCATTCTGAGCTGGAGGGTGTGCAGCTGACCCTGCTGGTAGGGGCTTGCGCGCAGGCTTATTATCTGGGCGATCGCGGACGGGATTCGCTGGCGGAAACGGTGAAAGCAGCGCGTGATTATCTGCCTCGTTTTTTGCCTTTGCCGCATCCGAGCCCGAGAAATCTCCGCTGGTTCAAAAACCATCCTTGGTTCGAGGCGGAAATCGTTCCCCTGCTGCGAGACCGGTTGACGGTGGTCTTCACGAACTCAACGCGATCGCCTCACGATTCGTGA
- the ispD gene encoding 2-C-methyl-D-erythritol 4-phosphate cytidylyltransferase, with protein sequence MNAAVIVAAGRGTRMGPDVDKLFLTLRGAPLVVHTWKRFAALDSVQQLVLVVRQGMESVFHELAAVHGLSRPYVLVCGGKERQDSVWNGLQALDPGIEVVGIHDGARPCVSPELIEETLAKARQIGAAVAAQRVTDTLKESTAPDSLLIARTVDRSRLWSVQTPQAFRVSILREALARVRSEGRLVTDDTAACEWIGQPVGLVESRTPNPKATTQADLPYLEWLLAREASR encoded by the coding sequence ATGAACGCCGCCGTGATCGTCGCCGCGGGGCGCGGTACGCGCATGGGTCCGGACGTGGACAAGCTCTTTTTGACTTTGCGAGGAGCTCCGCTGGTGGTGCACACCTGGAAACGGTTTGCGGCTTTGGATTCGGTGCAACAGCTCGTCCTGGTGGTCCGCCAGGGGATGGAATCCGTATTCCACGAACTGGCGGCTGTCCATGGCTTATCCCGGCCGTACGTTTTGGTATGCGGAGGCAAGGAGCGGCAAGACTCCGTCTGGAACGGCTTGCAGGCCCTGGATCCCGGAATCGAGGTTGTCGGCATTCATGACGGGGCCCGGCCCTGCGTGAGTCCGGAATTGATTGAGGAAACCCTGGCGAAAGCCCGGCAGATCGGGGCGGCGGTCGCGGCCCAGAGAGTCACGGACACATTGAAGGAGTCCACCGCGCCCGATTCCCTCCTCATCGCCAGAACGGTGGATCGATCCCGGTTGTGGTCGGTGCAGACTCCCCAAGCCTTCAGGGTGAGCATTCTTCGCGAGGCTCTGGCCCGGGTGAGGAGCGAGGGCCGTCTGGTGACCGACGATACCGCGGCGTGCGAATGGATCGGGCAGCCGGTCGGGTTGGTGGAAAGCCGGACCCCTAATCCCAAGGCCACGACGCAGGCGGACCTACCTTATCTCGAATGGCTTCTCGCCAGGGAAGCTTCCAGATAG
- a CDS encoding c-type cytochrome, with translation MRPRLHASMPAWHFLARAAALIGILLGIGMPQLNAAERRDAWTTSRVTGSAEPPSPYLSERAFPQFRFAEPIEFVPFPNGRHVVIAELKGKLFLVDPTEPGQQPVLWADFKAIHPDVSNFYGLAFHPGFATNRWVYVCYVQKDSDPAGSKVSRFRAAARPEAGLEAESEEILLTFLGGGHNGGSLHFGNDGMLYVSTGDGRGPDPPDDLNTGQDLGDLLSSILRIDVDRRDAGRTYAIPKDNPFVGRPGIRGEIWAYGFRNPWRMSFDRTTGDLWVGDVGWELWEMVYRVQKGGNYGWSVMEGKQLIKPGGKLGPTPLLPPTAIHPHSEAASITGGYVYRGEWLPRLKGSYVYGDWETGKIWSLRHDQGAVKSLIEMVDTTNKVVAFGEDHQRELYYLDSSAGTVHRLVENPKSGQPSHYPRRLSETGIFDDTRRLVPAPGVHAFTPATPLWRDGAESSRVVALPGRTQLVWTNNAWVIPRDSVWTKTYSMEVLEPDGTPNRRRIETQLLHFTGESWNAYTYAWNDAQSDAELVGRGGAEKTLRIRDSSVRGGTSELVWRFHSQAECLRCHNPWTGTLLGFSPAPWAGTPSQKEIAAHGLLSADLVSPATSPSRVSGKNAELESKARRYLHANCSHCHREHAGGSVLMFLNLELPLDKCGVVDAKPAQGDFELADARIVAPGDPYRSVLYYRMAKIGKGHMPYLGSSRLDPEGVALIREWIASLGERPSERPDAESHRRDLGTARKGGSDAEASLVRLASAPGSALMLADSLGEFEQEVKRRAIEKGLSSEHHLVRDLFERFLPAEQRVKSLGVDFPDEAVLGLRGDASRGRKWFFQEGGAQCSVCHQVAGEGKAFGPELTHIGGKYTHAQLLEHLRYPSRLIDPAFAGFVVESKKDDVLSGLLVSRGEAGVQLRLQSGEIKSIARADVVKIEAQALSLMPEGLLQGMTAQQAADLIEFLGDLK, from the coding sequence ATGAGACCGAGACTCCACGCCTCCATGCCGGCCTGGCACTTCCTCGCGAGAGCGGCAGCGCTGATCGGAATTCTCCTGGGGATCGGGATGCCCCAACTGAATGCCGCGGAACGACGCGACGCATGGACCACTTCCCGAGTGACCGGCTCGGCGGAACCTCCCTCCCCCTACCTGAGCGAACGCGCCTTTCCTCAGTTTCGCTTCGCGGAGCCCATCGAATTCGTTCCGTTCCCCAACGGACGCCATGTTGTGATCGCGGAGCTGAAGGGGAAACTATTTCTGGTGGATCCAACCGAGCCGGGCCAACAGCCCGTGCTCTGGGCGGATTTCAAGGCCATTCACCCGGACGTCAGCAACTTCTACGGTCTGGCCTTTCACCCTGGATTCGCCACGAATCGTTGGGTCTATGTCTGCTATGTGCAGAAAGACAGCGATCCGGCGGGCAGCAAAGTTTCGCGATTTCGCGCGGCGGCGCGCCCGGAAGCAGGATTGGAGGCCGAGTCCGAGGAAATCCTGCTGACCTTCCTGGGCGGAGGACACAACGGAGGGTCACTCCACTTCGGCAACGACGGCATGCTTTATGTTTCGACAGGGGACGGACGCGGGCCGGATCCTCCGGACGACCTGAACACGGGCCAGGACCTTGGCGATTTGTTATCTTCGATTCTGCGGATCGACGTCGATCGCCGTGACGCAGGGCGGACGTATGCCATTCCCAAGGACAATCCTTTCGTGGGTCGTCCTGGAATTCGGGGGGAGATTTGGGCCTACGGCTTTCGAAATCCTTGGCGGATGAGTTTCGACCGGACCACCGGCGACTTGTGGGTGGGTGACGTGGGCTGGGAACTCTGGGAAATGGTCTACCGAGTTCAGAAAGGCGGGAACTACGGCTGGAGCGTGATGGAGGGCAAACAGTTGATCAAGCCGGGTGGGAAGCTCGGGCCGACCCCGCTGTTACCGCCAACGGCGATTCATCCTCATTCCGAAGCGGCCTCGATTACGGGCGGCTACGTGTATCGCGGCGAATGGCTTCCGAGATTGAAGGGAAGCTATGTTTATGGAGATTGGGAGACCGGCAAGATCTGGTCGCTCAGGCATGATCAAGGCGCGGTGAAATCGTTGATCGAAATGGTGGACACCACCAACAAGGTGGTGGCCTTTGGCGAGGACCATCAAAGGGAACTCTATTATCTCGATTCCTCCGCCGGCACGGTGCATCGCTTGGTCGAGAATCCGAAATCGGGGCAGCCTTCCCATTACCCTCGGCGGCTGAGCGAAACCGGAATCTTCGACGACACGCGACGCCTCGTTCCGGCGCCCGGCGTGCACGCGTTCACACCCGCCACACCGTTATGGCGTGACGGAGCGGAAAGCTCCAGAGTGGTGGCCCTACCGGGCCGGACACAGTTGGTCTGGACCAACAATGCCTGGGTGATTCCGCGCGATTCGGTGTGGACCAAGACCTACTCCATGGAGGTCTTGGAACCGGACGGCACTCCAAACCGCCGCCGCATCGAAACACAGCTGCTTCATTTCACGGGGGAAAGCTGGAACGCCTACACCTACGCGTGGAATGACGCGCAAAGCGACGCGGAACTGGTCGGACGCGGGGGAGCCGAAAAAACGCTTCGCATTCGCGACTCGTCGGTGCGTGGTGGAACCAGCGAGCTCGTCTGGCGGTTTCATTCCCAGGCCGAATGTTTGCGCTGCCACAATCCGTGGACCGGCACGCTGCTGGGATTTAGTCCGGCTCCCTGGGCGGGAACGCCAAGCCAAAAGGAAATCGCGGCTCACGGATTGCTTTCCGCGGACCTTGTTTCTCCGGCGACCAGTCCCAGCAGGGTTTCAGGGAAAAACGCGGAATTGGAATCCAAAGCGCGTCGATACCTGCACGCCAACTGCTCCCACTGCCATCGCGAGCATGCCGGAGGTTCCGTGCTGATGTTTTTAAATTTGGAGTTGCCCTTGGACAAATGCGGCGTCGTCGATGCCAAACCAGCCCAGGGAGATTTCGAGCTGGCCGATGCTCGAATCGTGGCGCCGGGTGATCCCTATCGTTCGGTGCTTTACTACCGCATGGCCAAGATCGGCAAAGGCCACATGCCTTATTTGGGGTCGAGCCGTCTTGACCCAGAGGGCGTGGCGCTCATTCGAGAATGGATCGCTTCGCTGGGGGAACGGCCGTCTGAACGCCCGGACGCGGAGAGCCATCGGCGGGATCTTGGGACCGCGAGGAAGGGAGGCAGTGATGCGGAAGCCAGTTTGGTCCGGCTGGCGTCGGCTCCCGGATCCGCCCTGATGCTGGCCGACTCGCTGGGTGAGTTTGAGCAGGAGGTAAAAAGACGAGCGATCGAGAAGGGATTGTCATCCGAACATCACCTCGTGCGTGACTTGTTCGAGCGATTCCTGCCTGCGGAACAGCGGGTGAAGTCCTTGGGGGTGGATTTTCCGGACGAAGCCGTCCTGGGTTTGCGAGGAGACGCGTCCCGCGGGCGAAAATGGTTCTTTCAGGAAGGCGGCGCCCAATGTTCAGTCTGTCACCAGGTCGCGGGAGAAGGGAAGGCATTCGGGCCGGAATTGACCCACATTGGCGGAAAATACACGCATGCCCAATTACTGGAGCATTTGCGCTACCCCTCGCGTCTGATCGATCCGGCGTTTGCCGGTTTCGTGGTGGAATCCAAGAAGGACGATGTTCTTTCCGGATTGCTCGTTTCCCGAGGCGAGGCCGGTGTGCAACTGCGATTACAGAGTGGTGAGATCAAGTCGATTGCCCGCGCGGATGTCGTCAAGATCGAGGCTCAAGCCCTTTCATTGATGCCCGAGGGATTGTTGCAAGGCATGACGGCGCAGCAGGCGGCGGATCTGATCGAATTCCTTGGAGATCTCAAGTAG
- a CDS encoding response regulator encodes MNHTKAQYIHRVLVVDDDVELCLMYKELLACQGYIPMTAPNGVEALRLIMKEDIDAVICDLMMPHMAGDMFYLAVERVKPHLCKRFVFVTAYEGHPNFEAFFKKINAIVLYKPVTLGRLMGTLSLLNDRIATGK; translated from the coding sequence ATGAACCACACCAAAGCGCAGTACATCCACCGGGTTTTGGTCGTCGATGACGACGTGGAGCTCTGCCTGATGTACAAGGAGTTGCTGGCGTGCCAAGGCTACATTCCCATGACGGCTCCCAACGGGGTTGAGGCGCTGCGGTTGATCATGAAGGAGGACATCGACGCGGTCATCTGCGATTTGATGATGCCGCACATGGCGGGGGACATGTTTTATCTGGCGGTGGAACGTGTGAAACCTCACCTGTGCAAACGGTTCGTCTTCGTCACGGCCTATGAGGGCCACCCCAACTTCGAAGCCTTCTTCAAAAAGATCAATGCGATCGTGCTCTACAAGCCCGTCACGCTCGGAAGGCTCATGGGAACGTTATCCCTCCTGAACGACCGCATTGCCACCGGCAAGTAG
- a CDS encoding HAD family hydrolase, with amino-acid sequence MSDPAQVLRDFKPSKEFFIGIDSDGCIFDSMEIKHKECFAPMFIKHFELQAVSKYAREVWEFVNLYSKTRGANRFPALSRSLALLRHRPQVTARNVRVAESAALDAWIARETKLGNATLAAEVKSGNQDLVQTKAWSDAVNAAVEDIVHGVPPFPLVREALAKLNERADAMCISQTPTDALMREWSEHGLDGFIQMIAGQEMGTKTEHLRFAAKEKYAPEKILMIGDAPGDQKAAKSNGALFFPINPGAEEASWNRLFHEALDRFFSGAYAGDYEKKLIEEFEACLPEHPRW; translated from the coding sequence ATGAGCGACCCAGCCCAAGTCTTGCGCGATTTCAAACCCTCGAAGGAGTTCTTCATCGGCATCGATTCCGACGGCTGTATTTTCGACAGCATGGAAATCAAGCACAAGGAGTGCTTCGCCCCGATGTTCATCAAACACTTCGAACTGCAGGCCGTGAGCAAATACGCCCGCGAAGTGTGGGAGTTTGTCAACCTTTACTCCAAGACGCGAGGCGCCAACCGATTCCCCGCCCTGTCACGCTCCCTCGCCCTGCTGCGCCATCGCCCGCAAGTCACCGCCCGCAACGTGCGCGTCGCCGAATCCGCGGCCCTTGACGCCTGGATCGCCCGCGAAACCAAACTCGGCAACGCCACCCTCGCGGCCGAAGTGAAATCCGGAAATCAGGACCTCGTCCAGACCAAGGCCTGGTCCGACGCGGTCAATGCCGCGGTCGAAGACATCGTTCATGGCGTGCCCCCCTTCCCGCTCGTTCGCGAAGCCCTGGCCAAACTGAACGAACGGGCGGACGCCATGTGCATTTCACAAACGCCCACCGACGCGTTAATGCGCGAGTGGTCCGAGCACGGCCTCGACGGGTTCATCCAAATGATTGCCGGACAGGAAATGGGCACGAAAACGGAGCATCTCCGTTTTGCGGCCAAGGAGAAATACGCTCCTGAAAAGATCCTGATGATCGGCGACGCGCCTGGAGATCAAAAGGCGGCCAAGTCCAACGGCGCGCTCTTTTTCCCGATCAACCCGGGCGCGGAAGAAGCCAGTTGGAACCGCCTCTTCCACGAGGCCCTGGACCGCTTTTTCTCTGGCGCCTACGCCGGAGATTACGAGAAGAAGCTGATCGAGGAATTTGAAGCCTGCCTGCCGGAACACCCCCGCTGGTAA
- a CDS encoding iron-sulfur cluster assembly accessory protein, with protein sequence MPSQPAACTPSVVLLSDTAVAEIRSMVERDPTSAGKSLRVFVEQGGCSGMKYGMVFDEQRPDDHVGETGGVKVLVDPFSAPYVKGSVVDFSDALTVGGFKISNPNAKQSCGCGKSFET encoded by the coding sequence ATGCCCTCCCAGCCTGCTGCCTGCACTCCATCCGTCGTCTTGCTCAGCGACACTGCGGTCGCGGAGATTCGTTCCATGGTCGAGCGCGATCCAACCAGCGCCGGCAAGTCGCTGCGGGTTTTTGTGGAACAGGGCGGATGCTCGGGCATGAAATACGGCATGGTGTTCGATGAACAGCGCCCTGACGATCACGTGGGCGAAACGGGCGGGGTCAAGGTGTTGGTGGATCCCTTCAGCGCCCCGTACGTGAAAGGTTCAGTGGTCGATTTCTCCGACGCTTTGACAGTCGGCGGCTTCAAGATCAGCAATCCCAACGCCAAGCAAAGCTGCGGATGCGGCAAGTCATTCGAGACCTGA
- a CDS encoding class I SAM-dependent rRNA methyltransferase — protein MRGSVCPGPGLLSALDDSRSILAAPQSGCVKGSPAPSTGDAKAASRLRIHLTPAAERKVRQRHPWVFADSIAGLSRPGKTGEMAVVYDTRDRFLGLGWYDATSPLRVRMLHVGSPVTIDLAWWRQRLETALSIREKRFDPSTTGWRWIHGENDGWPGWVLDRYGPVLVLKLYTAAWLPWLDPLVPLLQERLAPAAIVLRLSRNMAIEAEKQGRRDGTVIAGSLPGDSSPVLFEEHGLLFEADVLRGQKTGFFLDQRENRVRVESLARGRIVLNTFAYTGGFSLYAARGGALIVESLDSNPRALDSARRNFERNRGLRLPRDAGHELIRADAFEWLAAPGASRYDLIVLDPPALAQRAEDRPSALQGYEHLARNAWKRLRPGGILAAASCSAQVGAKDFFQVVQEATREGPRLARVLETTGQPADHPACFPEAAYLKCIYLLKAGTRR, from the coding sequence ATGCGCGGCAGCGTTTGCCCTGGTCCTGGGCTGCTATCGGCTTTGGATGATTCGCGAAGCATCCTTGCCGCTCCCCAATCAGGCTGCGTGAAAGGCTCCCCTGCTCCATCAACCGGAGATGCGAAGGCCGCATCGAGGCTCAGAATTCATCTGACTCCTGCCGCGGAGCGAAAAGTCCGGCAGCGTCATCCATGGGTGTTCGCGGATTCGATCGCTGGTCTGAGCCGTCCAGGCAAGACCGGCGAGATGGCGGTGGTTTACGATACGCGCGACCGATTTCTAGGCCTGGGGTGGTATGACGCCACCTCACCCCTCCGCGTCCGCATGTTGCATGTCGGGTCGCCCGTCACGATCGACCTCGCCTGGTGGCGGCAGCGGCTGGAGACGGCTCTGTCGATTCGAGAAAAGCGATTCGATCCATCCACCACAGGCTGGCGCTGGATTCATGGTGAAAATGACGGCTGGCCCGGCTGGGTGCTCGACCGATACGGACCCGTGCTGGTGCTCAAACTCTACACGGCGGCCTGGCTGCCCTGGCTCGACCCTTTGGTGCCTTTACTTCAGGAAAGACTCGCCCCCGCCGCCATCGTTCTGAGACTCAGCCGCAACATGGCGATCGAGGCTGAGAAGCAAGGCCGACGGGATGGCACCGTGATCGCAGGGTCCTTGCCGGGAGATTCCAGCCCGGTACTATTCGAGGAACATGGGCTCCTTTTCGAAGCCGATGTGCTGCGTGGTCAAAAAACCGGCTTTTTTCTGGATCAACGCGAGAATCGTGTCCGGGTTGAATCTCTGGCCCGGGGCAGGATCGTGCTCAACACCTTCGCCTACACCGGAGGGTTTTCCCTTTATGCCGCGCGCGGCGGGGCCCTGATCGTCGAGAGTTTGGATTCCAACCCCCGCGCGTTGGACAGCGCACGTCGGAACTTCGAACGAAATCGCGGCCTCCGCTTGCCCCGTGACGCCGGGCATGAATTGATTCGCGCCGACGCATTTGAATGGCTGGCTGCGCCCGGCGCCTCCCGTTACGACCTCATCGTGCTCGACCCCCCGGCTCTCGCCCAACGAGCGGAGGATCGCCCGTCCGCGTTGCAAGGCTATGAACATCTGGCCCGAAACGCCTGGAAAAGGCTGAGGCCCGGCGGAATTCTGGCCGCCGCTTCCTGCTCTGCCCAGGTCGGCGCGAAGGACTTCTTCCAAGTCGTCCAGGAAGCGACACGGGAAGGCCCGCGCCTTGCTCGGGTGCTTGAAACCACCGGCCAGCCCGCGGATCACCCCGCGTGTTTTCCGGAGGCCGCCTATCTCAAGTGCATTTACCTGCTCAAAGCAGGAACGCGACGCTGA
- a CDS encoding ABC transporter ATP-binding protein encodes MIELRQLRKNFGDLAAVAGIDLSVSRGEFFVVLGPNAAGKTTTIRMIAGLLKPSAGSVSVAGFDVQTQPLEARRRLAYVPDFPFLYDKLTPWEFLRFTGQLFKMEEETLVAQAKELAARFHLDPFLGKPIEGLSHGTRQRVAIVSALLHDPEVLVIDEPMVGLDPQHARVVKDVFKERSKAGMTIFLSTHQLSVAEEMADRIGIIHQGRLIAVGTREELRRQGGQDVALERTFLTLTAEERKEAACES; translated from the coding sequence ATGATCGAGCTGCGGCAATTGCGGAAAAACTTCGGCGATTTGGCGGCCGTGGCCGGCATCGATCTTTCCGTTTCACGCGGGGAATTCTTCGTGGTCCTGGGGCCCAACGCGGCGGGCAAAACCACCACCATCCGCATGATCGCCGGATTGTTGAAGCCCTCGGCGGGATCGGTCTCCGTCGCGGGATTCGATGTGCAAACCCAGCCCCTGGAGGCACGCCGGCGCCTGGCCTATGTCCCGGATTTTCCGTTTCTCTACGATAAGCTCACTCCCTGGGAGTTTCTCCGTTTCACGGGACAGCTCTTCAAGATGGAGGAAGAAACCCTCGTGGCTCAAGCGAAGGAACTCGCAGCGCGATTCCATCTGGATCCGTTCCTGGGCAAACCCATCGAGGGTCTTTCCCACGGCACCCGCCAGCGCGTGGCCATCGTCAGCGCCCTCCTGCACGATCCCGAAGTGCTGGTGATCGACGAACCCATGGTGGGACTCGACCCCCAGCACGCGCGAGTGGTGAAGGATGTTTTCAAAGAGCGATCCAAGGCTGGCATGACGATTTTCCTGTCCACGCATCAACTGAGCGTGGCGGAGGAAATGGCGGATCGCATTGGCATCATCCATCAAGGCCGGCTCATCGCCGTGGGGACGCGGGAGGAATTGAGACGCCAAGGCGGTCAGGACGTGGCCCTCGAACGAACCTTCCTCACCCTCACGGCGGAAGAGCGAAAGGAGGCGGCATGTGAGTCGTGA
- a CDS encoding LysM peptidoglycan-binding domain-containing protein, with amino-acid sequence MEWLRKWKFWMLLLTASGLGAACFPMSGTGQSDERDPYFLEGEGREASKDFLGAAEAYHRAIENNPRNASAHKKLGFLFSQSLDKPDAAIYHFNKLLEYRKDDPHADVIREHVLRCRQRLAQTLSAGVLAKQTQDELLRLTDENARLLKTVAALNQQLHHWQRVAQATNAVPVTFPSGASNRTLDQGLSPLPVASSTIVTSAPPAKIAAGPGQREPSEAAVSPPPRLVKTPPPTMGTATNLATKPATGDRGRYVSYKIKSGDTFGSIARQRGTTARALILANPNVDPRRLKAGQLILVPQP; translated from the coding sequence ATGGAATGGTTGCGCAAGTGGAAATTCTGGATGCTGCTGCTTACCGCCTCAGGGCTGGGCGCCGCCTGTTTTCCCATGTCAGGCACAGGGCAATCCGACGAGCGTGACCCGTATTTTTTGGAGGGCGAAGGACGGGAGGCGAGCAAGGATTTCCTGGGCGCCGCGGAGGCTTATCACCGGGCCATCGAAAACAATCCACGCAACGCTTCCGCCCACAAGAAACTGGGATTTCTCTTCTCGCAGAGCTTGGACAAGCCGGACGCCGCGATCTATCATTTCAACAAGCTTCTGGAATACCGCAAAGATGATCCGCACGCGGACGTCATCCGGGAACATGTGCTGCGCTGCCGCCAACGCCTGGCCCAGACGTTGTCCGCCGGCGTTTTGGCCAAACAGACCCAGGACGAACTGTTGAGGTTGACGGATGAAAACGCGCGGTTGCTGAAAACCGTCGCGGCGTTGAACCAACAGTTGCACCACTGGCAACGGGTTGCCCAGGCGACGAATGCGGTTCCCGTCACATTCCCCTCCGGCGCCTCCAACCGCACCCTGGATCAGGGGTTAAGTCCGTTGCCCGTGGCATCTTCCACCATCGTGACGAGCGCCCCCCCGGCGAAAATCGCGGCCGGTCCCGGCCAGCGGGAACCTTCGGAAGCGGCAGTTTCACCGCCTCCCCGGTTGGTGAAAACGCCTCCACCGACGATGGGTACGGCCACCAATCTGGCGACGAAACCAGCCACGGGAGATCGGGGTCGTTACGTTTCGTATAAGATCAAGTCGGGGGACACGTTTGGATCGATCGCCCGACAGAGGGGAACCACCGCCCGGGCTTTGATCCTGGCCAATCCCAACGTGGACCCTCGGCGATTGAAAGCAGGGCAGTTGATTCTAGTGCCCCAGCCTTGA